The Pigmentiphaga aceris DNA segment TTTGAACTCAACGTCACCAAGCCACCTTTCGACAACGTCCAGATGCGCAAGGCAGTGAACCTGGCCATCGACCGGCAAGCCATCGTCGACAAGATTCTGCTGGGATACGGCCGTGTGCCGACCAGCCCCTTCCCCGAAGGCACGCAAGGCCGTCGCAGCCTTGCCGCACACAAGTACGACCCCGACGAAGCACGCCGCCTGATCACCGCAGCCTTCCCCAATGGTTACCCGGATGTCGTGACCATGTGGACGCCATCGGGTCGCTACACCAAGGATCGCGCCACGGCTGAAGCCGTGCAGGGCTATCTGAATGCGGTGGGCATCAAGACCGACTTCAAGGTATGGGAGTGGGCGTCTTACCAGAAAGAGCTGTATCGCAGCGAGATCGGCAAAGGGACGGGCAAGGGCAGCAACGGCGCCAACATGTGGCTGCTGGGCACGGGCATTCCCAATGCCGACATTCGCCTGCGCCGCAAGCTGAGTTCCGGTGACCCGTCCAACCTGACGGGTTACTCCAACCCGGTCGTCGATGGCCTGCTGGCCAAGGCGGCCCGCGAGATGAATTACGACAAGCGCATGGAGACCTACGGCGAGATTCAACGCGTCGTGTGGGAAGTCGCGCCCAACACCATTCCGCTCTTTGACCAGGTGCAGCTGATTGGCCAGCGCAAGGGCGTCAAGGGCCTGGATATCTACAGCGATGAAATCGTCGAATTCCACCACGCCACCTCGGGCCGCTGAGCCCGACGGCGATCATAAGCAGCACACACCCATGACCTCCATCACCGCCCATGAAACCCTGCTCACCGACGCCCGGTTGAGCGCACCGCCTGCTGCCAGGCTGGTCAAGTATCACGACATCCCTGCGCTGGAACGGGAGAAGAAACAGTTCCAGGAATTCGTCGCGGTCGACTTGGCGCACACCACCATGCTGGTCGAGGAAGGCATCATCTCAGCAGCTACCGGGCGCGCCATTCTGGAACAGCTGCTGGTCATCCGCCGCATGCAGCCGGCAGACTTCCCGACCGATATTCGCCGTGGCAGTTTCCTGCTGCAGATGGAGTCCTACCTGTTTGCCGCGATTGGTGAAGACGTGGGCGGGCAGATGCATACCGGACGCAGCCGCATCGATCAGGGCGCGACCGTGCGGCGGTTGTACAAACGCAATCGCATGCTGGACGTGATGGACCGGCTCAACGGATTTCAGGATGCCATTGCACAACAAGCGCAGCGCCATGCCCGCACGATCATGCCGGGTTATACGCACATGCAGCATGCGCAGCCCTGGGTGTTTGGCCATTACCTGCTGAGCTTCAGTTCACGCCTGCACGATAGCTTCGAGCGACTGGCCCAGGCTTATGGGCGCGTGAATCGGAATCCGCTTGGCGCGGTGGGGCTGTCCGGTACCTCGTGGCCACTGAATCGCACACGTACCACCGAGCTGCTGGGTTTCGACGGCATGGTGGAAAACTCCAAGCTTGGCCGCGAGGCCTATTACGCGGCAGAAGCGATCGGTGCACTGGCCTTTGTCATGGCGGACCTGAACGACCTGGCGACCGACCTGCATCTGTGGTCCAGCACCGAGTTCGGTCTGGTCGAATGCGACGACAGTTATTGCGGCACCAGCAGCATCTTCCCGCAGAAAAAAAACCCGGCGGGACTGGAAACGGTGAAGAAAGCCGCTGGGTCGGCCGTGACCTGGCTGGCGACCGCACTGGCCACCTTCCGCGCCGAAGGCACGGGCGATCAGGCCATGCGTGACTTGCCCATGATCGACGAGGCACTTGCCAGCACCGAAGGCATGCTGGACCTGTTCACCGGGGTCATCGACACCCTGATCGTGCACGACGACCGCATGGCCGAATCGCTGAGCGGCAGCTGGTGCACCGCCAGCAATCTGGCCGACGTGATCGTGCGTGAACGTGGCCTGTCGTTCCGGCAGGTTCATCACATCGTGGCGCGCGTGGTGCGCAACAGCCTGGCGCAAGGCATTGGCCCCGGCGCGCTGAGCAGCGCCATGCTGGATGCAGCGGCGCAGGAAACGGCGGGCATTTCGCTGGACCTGGGTGATGTCTGCGTGCGTGATGCACTCGATCCACGACGCTTTGTCGAAACTCGCGTGACCGACGGTGGGGTCGGCCCCTTGCAGGTCGATCGCATGCTGGCGCGTGCCCAGCAGGAGCGGGCAAGCGACAAGCTGTGGGTGGACGCCGCGCGTGCGCGCATCGCCCATGCCGCGCAGGAACTGGACCATGCCGTCAAGCAACTCGTAGCTCCCGTGGAGGCCACATGAATGACGACATCGTTGCCCGCGTACAGAACCTGAGCGTGTCATTCGGCAGCGCAGGCGATGCACCCGCCGTGGTGCGTGACGTGTCTTTCGAGGTCGCACGCGGCAAGACATTGGCCATCGTCGGCGAGTCCGGATCGGGAAAATCCGTGACCTCGCTGGCCATCATGGGTCTGGTCGGTCTGGGCGGTGGTCGCATCGTGTCCGGCCAGATCGAACTGCGCACCCGACGACATGGCGTGGTCGATCTGACGCAGGCCCCGGAATCCCAGCTGCGGCGCTTGCGCGGTGCCGACATGGCGATGATCTTCCAGGAGCCGATGACCTCGCTGAACCCGGTGTTCAAGGTGGGCGACCAGATCATGGAAGCCATCCGCCTGCACCAGCCCGGCGATCGTTCAAGCGTGCTGGCGCGCACCCTGCGCACACTGGACCTGGTGCGGATTCCCGATGCCAGGCAGGTGATGGACCGTTATCCGCACCAGCTGTCGGGCGGCATGCGCCAACGCATCATGATCGCGATGGCGCTGGCGTGTGAACCCACGCTGTTGATCGCAGACGAACCCACGACTGCGCTGGACGTGACGGTGCAGTCGCAGATTTTGCAGATCATTCGTGGCCTGCAAGACGATCTGGACATGGGAGTGGTCTTCATCACCCACGACATGGGCGTGGTGGCAGAGATCGCCGATACGGTGATGGTGATGCGCCAGGGCGAAACCGTGGAACGTGGCGCAGTGGGCGACGTATTTGCGCGCCCGCAGCACCCCTACACACAAAGCCTGCTGCGCGCAGTGCCCAAGCTGGGTGCCATGCAAGGGACCGACTTGCCCGCGAAATTTCCCTTGCTGGAACCTGGCAACGAAGCGGAAAAATCCAGCACACAATCCGCGCCATCGCCCGAGGTACACGCCCCCGACTACACCAGCCCGCCCTTGCTGCGCGTGCGCAATCTGGTGACACGCTACGATCTTCGCGGTGGCTTGCTGGGCCGTGTGCAACGTCGTGTCCATGCAGTCGAAGACATCAGCTTTGATCTGTTTCCCGGTGAGACGCTTGCGCTGGTGGGCGAATCGGGCTGCGGCAAGTCGACCACGGCACGTGCAGTCGCGCGACTGCTGGGTACGCAAGCTGGGCAAATCGAATTCGATGGCCAGTCCATTCAAACCATGACGGGCAAACGACTGAAGGACCTGCGGCGTGATGTGCAGATGGTGTTTCAAGACCCCTACGCTTCACTGGACCCACGCCGAAGCATCGAGGATGCCTTGCTTGAGCCGTTGACGGTGCACGGCTTGGCGCACGGTGACGCTGCGCGTCGACGCGTAGGTGAATTGCTGAGCCAAGTCGGCCTGCGACCGGAACATGCACATCGCTACCCGCATGAGTTTTCTGGTGGCCAGCGCCAACGCATCTGCATCGCCCGTGCGCTGGCGCTGTCGCCACGGCTGATCGTCGCCGACGAATCGGTGTCGGCGCTGGACGTGTCGATTCAGGCGCAGGTGATCAACCTGATGCAAGACTTGCAGCGTCAACTGGGCATCGCGTTCCTGTTCATTTCTCATGACCTGGCGGTGGTGGAACGCGTCAGCCACCGGGTGGCGGTGATGTACCTGGGACGCATCGTGGAAATCGGCAGCCGTCGCCAGATATTCGAAGACCCGCGCCATTCCTACACCCGCAAACTGCTGGCCGCCGTCCCGGTGGCTGACCCACAGCAACGCAAGACACGACAGATGATGGATGGCGAGATTCCAAGCCCGGTACGCAGCGTGGACTACGTGCCCGTCGCGCAGCACGTGCACGAGGTTGCACAGGGCCACCTGGTTGCGCAGGAATCGATGGCGGCGTGAATGTGCTCGACCTAAGTTCGGGTTCGGACTTGGCCCCGGACGCGGTAGGCTGCGGTTTTCTGCCGACTTCTTGCAGCCTGCCATGTCCGACTTTCAAACCATCCAGCAAGCCCTTCGCCGATTTACTGACGAACGCGACTGGGCGCAATTTCATTCCCCCAAGAATCTGGCCATGGCGCTTGCCGGTGAAACCGGCGAGCTGGTGGCGAACTTCCAGTGGCTGACCGAAGCCCAGTCGGCCGCGCCCGATGCGGCCACCAAGCAGGCGATTCGTGAAGAGATCGCCGACGTGCAGATGTACTTGCTGCTGCTGGCCGACAAGCTGGACATCGATGTGGCGCAGGCCGTGGCGGAGAAGATGGAGATGAACGCCAGGAAGTACCCGGCACCTGAGTTCTCGGGCTCGGCACGGAAGTACGATCGGCCTGCAGACTGAGCGTGGTTTGGTCCGCACCGATGGCTCGCCACACCAGCAGTGTCTTTGCAGCAGCAAGGCTCTGCTTCCCGCAAGAGAAGCAGATAACCGTGAATCACTAGCCGATAAAGACAAGACAGCCCAGGCCCGCCATTCGCCAGCCTTATGTGCCGAATAAACATTTGAAATTTGACGAATGGGTGTCTCAGGCGCGATAAACGTCTGGTCCGCGCTGCTGCGCTTCTTCTGGAACCCTGCTTCATGTTGACGTTCTTCCACCCCGAGCAACTGCTTCACCATCCACGCAGCTATTTTTCGCGCGGGCAGATGCGAACGCCGCAGGAAGTACCGGAACGCGTACAGCGCCTGCTGCAAGCCGTCGACGCGCTGGGCTTTACCGTGAAGCAACCTGCAGACGCGGGCTTGGCACCGCTGGCCGCCGTGCACACCACGGAATATCTGGCCTTCCTGGAACACGCGCACAAACGCTGGAAGGAAGTGCCGGCCGATTGGGGCGAGGAAGTGATGTCGAACATCTTCGTGCGTGAACCCAATGCACTGCGCGGCATTCTGGCCGAAGCGGCCAAGTACCTGGCTGACGGCAGTTGCCCGGTTGGTGCGTCCACCTGGCGTTCGGCCTATTGGTCGGCGCAGTCGGCCGCTGCGGCTGCTGAAGCCGTGCTGGCTGGCGAAAAATCCACCTACGCGCTGTGCCGCCCGCCCGGCCACCATGCACGCATCGATGCAGCCGGTGGCTTCTGTTATGTGAACAACGCAGCCGTGGCCGCGCAGATTCTGCGCAAGCAACACGCCAAGGTGGTAGTGCTGGACCCCGACATGCACCACGGCCAGGGCGTGCAGGACATCTTCTACGAGCGCGACGATGTGCTGTACATCTCGATCCACGGCGACCCGACCAACTTCTATCCGGGCGTGGCGGGTTTCGAGGATGAAACCGGTGCGGGCAAGGGCAAGGGCTACAACCTGAACCTGCCCATGCCGCATGGCAGTTCTGAAGCGGTGTTCTTCGAACAGCTGGACCGCGCGGTGGCTGCGATCAAGGACTTCGGTGCGGATGCGCTGGTGTTCTCGATTGGCTTCGATATCTACCGGGGCGATCCGCAGTCGATGATCGATTTTTCGGCGGAAGGGTTTGGCCGCATGGGTCAGATCATCAAGGCGCTCGACCTGCCCACGGTCGTGGTGCAGGAAGGTGGTTATGACATTGAAACGCTGAACGACAATGCGCAGCGTTTCTTCAATGGCTTTTTGAAGGGCTGATCGGAATCAGCGGTTCTGGCGCTTGAAAGGACTGCTTGAAAGGACTGCTTGCAAGCTTTCTGAGCATGACTGCGGAGCGTGCCAACAGCGCAGTGGTTGGTGCGCTTTGCAGACCACTCAGCGCATCCTCAGATCATCGGGGCCGACGCGCAATTTCATCGGCCTCGACAATCGGCCGGATGACCTTCGCCGGGTTACCCGCCACCAGCACCCCTGGCGGCACGTTGCGGTTCACCACTGCGCCTGCCGCCACCACGCTACCCGCGCCGATGCGCACACCGGGCAGAATCTGCACCCCTGCCCCGATCCACACGTTGTCTTCAATGAGGATGGGCAGCGCGTATTCCAGCCCCTGGTTGCGACGGCCGACATCCATCGGATGCCCGGCGGTGTGGATGCCCACGTTCGGCGCAATGAATACGTTGCTGCCGATGGTGACCTTTGCGCAGTCCAGAATCACCAAACCGACATTGGCGTAGAAATTTTCGCCCAAGCTGATGTTGAAGCCGTAGTCGCAATTGAATGGCGGCTCAATAGTGAAGTTTTCACCGGTCTTGCCCAACAGCGAACGCAGGATTTCACGGCGCCGATCTGCTTGCGCAGGATGCGTGTGATTGAAGTCGAACAGCTGCCCTTTGGCGTGGTTGCGCTGGTGCAGCAGCTCGACGTTGTAGTTCGCGTCGTACAACAAGCCTGCGGCGGCCTTCTCCGATTCGTTCATGGGCATGCTCCGTCGATTAAGTGGGAACAGCCTAGCATCGGCCTGCCGCCCAACCCGGCAAAGTAACGGACGCTGGCACCCGTTACACCCGGTTCAGGCTGCGCGCAGACCCCCTCAGCCCCCTAGAACTTCGCGGTCACGCTCATCGCCAGCGTGCGCGGGTCGCCGGGCTTCACGTAGTCAGCGTACTGGTACATCCAGTATTCCTTGTTCAGCAGGTTGTTGATGCCGACGCGGAAGGTGGTTTCATAGCCGCTCAGGCGGGTGTCGTAACGCGCGCCCACATTGACCAGTGCGTAGCCTGCGGTGCTCAGCCCGCCTGCTGCGCGCAGGGACGTATCGCCGGTGTACTTCACGTCGGCCCGCAGCGACAGGCCAGGCAACTGCGCCACCTGATAACCAAGCTGCGCGGCCGCCACGAAGCGCGGTGCGCCCGCTACCCGATTGCCCACGTTCGCCTGGCCCTTGGCGTATTCGGTATCCAGCAGCATCAGGTTGCCGCCAAGCGTCCAGGCCCGGCCAAGGCGGGTGGCAGCACCGAGTTCCAGACCTTGATAACGCGACTGGCCGTCCTGCACCACAGTGTTGGCGGCGTTCACGTATTCGGATTTACGCTCGATGCGGAACAAGGCGGCACTGGCCGACCAGCCGTCTCGCTGGGTCTTGATGCCCACCTCGTATTGTTTGCTGTCCAGCGGTGCCAGCGCAGTGCCGGCATTGACGTAGCCCGGTCCGACGATCTGGCCTTGTTCCAGCGATTCCACATAGCTTGCATACGCCGTGGTCGCCGCATCCGGCTTGAACATCAGCGCCAGGGTCGGCGTGTTGACGTTTTGCGCGTAGCGCGAGGTGCGCGCACCCGTGGTGCTGAAGTTGTCCTGTTCATAACGCGTATGGCGCAGACCGCCCAGCACCGACCAGCGCTCGCTCAGGTCGATGGTGTCGCTGATGAACAGGCCGTGCTCGGTGGTCTTGGCAGCGCGATACAGGCTCAGGCCGGCCGGGCTGCTGTAGCGATACGGATTGGCCACCGCCAGCGATCCACTGCCCAGCGTGCCGTAGTAACCATCGGCGCTGTAATCGTTCTCTCGTGACAGCCATGACCCACCCACCACGATCTGATGCTTCACGCTGCCGGTGCTCACGCGCCCTTCGAGCATGGCCTGGCCGTAGTTCAGTTCGTAGCCTTCGCCGTAGTCGGATTGGTCGTGCACGTAGTTGCCCGCCACGTCTTGCACACGCAGCACGGTTTCGTTGCGCCGGGTGCGCGTGGTGCTGTGGCTGTAGCTGGCCGATGCCGTCCAGTCGGGCGACAGGCTGTATTTCAAGCCGGTCGAGTGGAAGCGGAAAGCATTGTCGACAAAGTTGCCGCCCCCGACCAGACGCCCGTTGTCGTTGCGAATAGTGCCCGGCAAGCCGCCGCCAGCGGGTAAGGCACTGGTGCGTATCGTGGCTTCCTGCCCATCGATATCCCGGTCTTGCAGGATGGACTGCCATTCCCAGGTCAGGCGGTCAGTGATGCGAGCATCCAGCGCCAGCGACAGGCTGTTGCGCTTGAGCGTTCCGTCCTGGAAGGTATCGCCCTGCTCGTGCGTGGCGTTGATGCGATAACCGAATCGCCCATCGGCCACCCGGTCACCGATATCGACATGCTGACTGAAGATGGAGTCGCTGACGTAGCCCAGGCTGACTGCGCGCATCGGCACGTCGCCCGGTTTCTTGGTCACGTAGTTGACCAGGCCACCCGGTGCGCCAAAGCCGTTCAGGAAACCGGTGGCCCCCTTGCGCAATTCGACCTGTTCCATGTGCTCGACCGGCATCACGGTCACAAAGCTGATGAAGGGCTTGCCATCGATACGAAACGAGTTCTGCCAGTCGAGATCCAGGCCACGCACCGTGAGGTAGCTGGCCCACGCGCCGTAGGCACCACTGTTGTCGGACACCGAGGCATCGGTAGCGAAGATGTCGCCCAGCTTGAGAATCTGGCGCTCCTGAAGCTCGCTGCGTGTCACCACCGAACTGGAGAACGGTGTGTCGAGCGCGGCGCGGGTGCCCAACGCCCCTGCCGCCACAGGTACATCCAGCCGCTGAAGCGTGGCATCGTCGCCCGTGGGGCTGACGGTCACGCTGGGCAGTTGTGCCACGTCGCTGGATGCATTGCCGGCCGTTTGTGCCTGCACAGGTGAGGCCGCGCCGATGAACGCGACGGCCACTGCAAAGGACAAAGGACGAAGTGAGTTGATCGACGTCACAGGGCACACTCCAGTCAAGATTAACCGGAATGATAATAACTATCGATATTAATATCAATAATTGAAATTGGTCCGCGACCACAGTGTCAAGGTTGCCGAATCACCAGCCGATGCGCCTTGTCTAGCCTGCCGCCCCACCATGCAAACGGGGCGCCGAAGCGCCCCGTTTTGATCTACCGCTACCTGAAGAATCAGGCACTCATGGCCGCGTCGGCAGCATGTGCCTGTTCGTCTGCGTGGTACGACGAACGCACCATCGCACCGACCGCAGCGTGCGAGAAGCCCATTGCGTAGGCCTCGCGCTCGAACATCTTGAAGGTGTCCGGGTGCACGTAGCGCAGCACCGGCAGGTGGTGTTCCGACGGTTGCAGGTACTGGCCGATGGTCAGCATGTCGACGTTGTGTGCGCGCATGTCGCGCATGACCTGCAGAATTTCTTCGTCGGTTTCGCCCAGGCCCAGCATCAGGCCAGACTTGGTGGGCACGTCGGGGTGGCGCAGCTTGAACTCGGACAGCAGTTTCAGCGAGTGCGCGTAGTCCGAACCCGGACGAGCCTGCTTGTACAGACGCGGCACGGTTTCCAGGTTGTGGTTCATCACGTCCGGGGGGCCGGCGTCCAGCACAGCCAGCGCCTTGTCCAGGCGGCCACGGAAGTCGGGCACCAGCACTTCGATGCGGGTCGCGGGCGACAGTTCGCGGGTGCGCGTGATGCATTCCACGTAGTGGGCGGCACCGCCGTCGCGCAGGTCGTCGCGGTCGACAGACGTGATCACGACGTACTTGAGCTTCAGGGCGGCAATGGTCTTTGCCAGGTTCAGCGGTTCGTCGGTGTCGAGGGGGTCGGGACGGCCGTGCCCCACGTCACAGAACGGGCAGCGGCGCGTGCACTTGTCACCCATGATCATGAAGGTGGCCGTGCCCTTGCCGAAGCATTCGCCGATGTTCGGGCAGGAGGCTTCTTCGCAGACGGTGTGCAGCTTGTGCTCACGCAGGATCTGCTTGATCTCGTAGAAGCGCGAGCTGGGCGACGCGGCTTTCACACGAATCCAGTCGGGTTTCTTCAGGCGTTCGGCCTGCACGATCTTGATCGGGATGCGCATCGTCTTGGCCTGCGACTTCTGCTTGGCAGTGGCGTCGTAGGTGGCGGCGGTGACATCGAGCGCGACGTCGGCGGTGGGGCCTGCCGGCGTCGTGATGGTTTCAGGCACAGAGCTCATGCTGGGATTCCTGTACAGCGGGTCCGGCATGAACCGGCGGCTGTGAGAGGTAAAGAGACCGCCATTCTACCGCTGGATGACAGATCGGCCGGGTTTACCCACACCCGCGACCGGGTCGCAGGGTATTTTGGAGACACCCGAGGCGGGCTTACAGACATCTTCGCAGGTTGGCGGCCAGGGTTTCACCAGCCTGCTGCACGCTGACCTTCACGCCGCAGCTGGCGATGTCGACGGTGCGCAGGCCCGCGTAACCGCAAGGATTGATGCCGAGGAATGGCGACAAGTCCATATCCACGTTCAAGGACACGCCGTGATAGGTGCAGCCCTTGCGCACCTTGATGCCCAGCGCGGCAATCTTGGCCAGTTCGTCCGTGCCCTGCCAGGGGACGTACACGCCTGGTGCACCGTCCTTGCGCTGCGCATCCGGCACACCCAGGTCGCCCAGGGTGTCGATGACGGCCTGTTCCAAGCGCTTGACGTACTCACGCACGAAGTAGCCGGCGCGATGCAGGTCACGCAGCACGTAGATCACGATCTGGCCGGGGCCGTGATAAGTGATCTGCCCGCCGCGATCGGTCTGCACCACGGGAATACCGGCTGCATTCAGCAGGTGTTCCGGCTTGCCGGCCAGGCCCTGGGTGTAGACCGGTGCATGCTCGGCTGCCCACATCTGGTCGGGCGTGTGGGCATCGCGGGCATCGGTGAAGTCACGCATCGCCTGCCAGGTGCTTTGATAGTCGACGGGCGGCGTCAGCCAGTGCAGCGGCGGGGCCTGCTGCGCAACCGGCGGCAACACGCTGGACGACGCAACTGACGGATCGGCGATGTTCGCGCTCATTACAGAACCATCGAAACCATCGGATGGCCCGACAGCGCGCGATACAGATCGTCGAGCTGTTCGCGCGAGGTGGCGGTGATGGTGAACGTCAGGCCGACGTAATTGCCGCCCTTGCTGGCGCGTGTCTCGATGGTCGACTCATCGAAGGTCGGGTCGAACTGCTTCACGACCGCGAGCAGGGTCGAGGTCAGATCGGGATTCTGCTTGCCCATCACCTTGATCGGGAAGGCGCTGGGATACTCGATCAGCGAGTCGGCGGGATCGAATTCTTCGGAACCGGTAGGTGAGGTCATGACGTGTGCGTCCGCGCAAAACAGATAAGTGGGGGCAAACGGACTTGCTGCAAGTCCGATTGCCAAAGGAGATAGAAAGGGGCAGCCAACATGCGCCGGCACAGCCCCGGATCAGCGGCACCTTGTGTCGCAGCTGATCCAAGCTCATGAATTTTCGTCCTTTTACAGACTTTTGGCATGTCGGCATGATGGTGGGCTGGCAATCGCCGGGTTTTGCTGGCGCTTTTGCCTTCTTGCTTTGTATCGGCTGCCCTGACAACTGGCCGCATCGCCCTGCCCATGGAGCTTGCAATGTCCTCTTCGCCCGACACCACGCGTGCTTTTTACAGCCATCCGTCCGACGCGCATGCATCCAACTCCCTGTTCTCCGATTCCGACTCCCTGTTCCCTGACGCACGCGCACATCTGCAGCGCCGCTACCGCGAACTGCCTGACCAGTTGCCTGCCGACTGGAACGACACGCTGGACACCTTGCTGTCCCATCGTTCGGTGCGCAGCTATCTGAATCAGCCTTTGCCCAAGGGCGCGCTGGAAACCGCGATTGCCGCCGCGCAGTCCGCGCCCAGCTCATCCAATCTGCAAGCCTGGAGCGTGATTGCCGTCACCGACACGGACCGCAAGGCGCGCATCAATGCGGTGTCGGGGTCGCAGCGCCAGATTTCGGAAGCGCCCTTGCTGCTGGTCTGGCTGGCCGACCTGTCGCGCCTGCGTGGCATTGCCGATTCCCGCAGCCATACGGCCGACGGGCTGGACTATCTGGAAACCTTCCTGCTGGCCGTAATCGACGCGGCCTTGGCCGCCCAGAACGCGGTGACGGCCTTCAATTCGCTGGGCCTGGGTTCTTGCTACATCGGCGCGATCCGCAACAACCCGACGACGGTTGCGGCCGAGTTGGGCTTGCCGCCCGAGGTGTTTCCGGTCTTTGGTCTGACGGTAGGCGTACCCGACCCGGCGCGCGCAACCGATGTGAAACCACGCCTGCCGCAGAGCAGCGTGCTGCATCGCGAGCAATACGAAAGCTCGGTACGCCCGGACGACCTGGCCCGTTACGACAGCACGCTGCGCGACTTCCAGATCGAGCAATCACTGCCGGCCATTGATTGGACACAACAGCTTAGCCAACGCATTGGTACGGCTGCCGCATTGAAAGGCCGTGACCGCTTGGGCGAGGTATTGAAGGAGCTAGGTTTCAAACTCAAGTGAAGACGGCGCGGCGGAATAAGGGAATCTGCCGCGCGGGCATATGTCCCAATACAAATGCGAGGACACGAACGAGAACAACAAAACAAGCGCAGGCATAGAACATGAATAACCACCCGTGACGATAATGCGAATAGTTATCATGCATAATTCCCATTTTGCCGCTGTGACTGTGTGCTCGTCGTGTCCGACTCTCCCCCCGAAGCACTCCTGTCCACGCTGATCCGCCATTACGACGACCTGGTCGATCACGTGCGACGCCGCTTTGGCGACCGGCACCTGGCGCGTGATGTGGTGCAGGATGTCTGCGTCCGCTTGATCGAGACGCCACCACGCAAGCCGATCCGCGAACCGCTCGCATTTTTGCGCCATGTGTCTACCCACTTGGCCATCGACCGCTGCCGTGTGGCCGACTATCGCGTGGACCGTACTGCACTGATGGCGGCAGGCCCGCACGCAAGTGAAACGCCTGCCACACCCGACGAAACCGCTATTGCCGAGCAGGCACGTGCGGCACTGCTGGCAGCCATCCAGGCTTTGCCCGAGCGCTGCCGTGAGGTGTTTATCCTGCATGCGCTCTACGAGGTCCCACAGACCGAGATCGCCAAACGCCTGGGCATCTCGCGTACGATGGTTGCCCGGCATCTGGCCCGCGCGGACGAGGCGCTGCAACCCTTGCTGTCCCGCTCGAATTCCCGCCCATGACATTGCCCCCACCCCCGCCCGACGACGAACTGGCGAGGCATGCCGACGCGCTGCGCGGGCTGCTTCCCACGCCAGCACAAATCTACCGGCGTGCGGACCGGCGTCGGCACGCACGTCGGGCCGGCGGGCTGCTTGCTGCCTGTGTGGCGATGGCGCTGTTGCTGTGGATCGACCCTGCTGTGCAAACAATGCACTTTGCAACCGCCATTGGCGAACGCAAGAACGTAAGTCTGCCTGACGGCAGCCAGTTGGTGCTGAACACCGGTACGCGGCTGGACATGGCCTACAGCCTGCGCGCACGCCGCTTCACGCTGCACGAAGGCGAAGCGGTGTTCACGGTGTCTCACTCGCCGCTACGGCGCTTCGTGGTGCACACGCCTCAGGCGCAGATCGAAGATATCGGCACTGTCTTCAATGTCCGCAGCATTGCTCAGAAGACGCGCGTCAGTGTCGTGCAAGGAGCAGTCCTGGTCCA contains these protein-coding regions:
- a CDS encoding TonB-dependent siderophore receptor, producing MTSINSLRPLSFAVAVAFIGAASPVQAQTAGNASSDVAQLPSVTVSPTGDDATLQRLDVPVAAGALGTRAALDTPFSSSVVTRSELQERQILKLGDIFATDASVSDNSGAYGAWASYLTVRGLDLDWQNSFRIDGKPFISFVTVMPVEHMEQVELRKGATGFLNGFGAPGGLVNYVTKKPGDVPMRAVSLGYVSDSIFSQHVDIGDRVADGRFGYRINATHEQGDTFQDGTLKRNSLSLALDARITDRLTWEWQSILQDRDIDGQEATIRTSALPAGGGLPGTIRNDNGRLVGGGNFVDNAFRFHSTGLKYSLSPDWTASASYSHSTTRTRRNETVLRVQDVAGNYVHDQSDYGEGYELNYGQAMLEGRVSTGSVKHQIVVGGSWLSRENDYSADGYYGTLGSGSLAVANPYRYSSPAGLSLYRAAKTTEHGLFISDTIDLSERWSVLGGLRHTRYEQDNFSTTGARTSRYAQNVNTPTLALMFKPDAATTAYASYVESLEQGQIVGPGYVNAGTALAPLDSKQYEVGIKTQRDGWSASAALFRIERKSEYVNAANTVVQDGQSRYQGLELGAATRLGRAWTLGGNLMLLDTEYAKGQANVGNRVAGAPRFVAAAQLGYQVAQLPGLSLRADVKYTGDTSLRAAGGLSTAGYALVNVGARYDTRLSGYETTFRVGINNLLNKEYWMYQYADYVKPGDPRTLAMSVTAKF
- the lipA gene encoding lipoyl synthase, with amino-acid sequence MSSVPETITTPAGPTADVALDVTAATYDATAKQKSQAKTMRIPIKIVQAERLKKPDWIRVKAASPSSRFYEIKQILREHKLHTVCEEASCPNIGECFGKGTATFMIMGDKCTRRCPFCDVGHGRPDPLDTDEPLNLAKTIAALKLKYVVITSVDRDDLRDGGAAHYVECITRTRELSPATRIEVLVPDFRGRLDKALAVLDAGPPDVMNHNLETVPRLYKQARPGSDYAHSLKLLSEFKLRHPDVPTKSGLMLGLGETDEEILQVMRDMRAHNVDMLTIGQYLQPSEHHLPVLRYVHPDTFKMFEREAYAMGFSHAAVGAMVRSSYHADEQAHAADAAMSA
- the lipB gene encoding lipoyl(octanoyl) transferase LipB — encoded protein: MSANIADPSVASSSVLPPVAQQAPPLHWLTPPVDYQSTWQAMRDFTDARDAHTPDQMWAAEHAPVYTQGLAGKPEHLLNAAGIPVVQTDRGGQITYHGPGQIVIYVLRDLHRAGYFVREYVKRLEQAVIDTLGDLGVPDAQRKDGAPGVYVPWQGTDELAKIAALGIKVRKGCTYHGVSLNVDMDLSPFLGINPCGYAGLRTVDIASCGVKVSVQQAGETLAANLRRCL
- a CDS encoding DUF493 family protein, with the protein product MTSPTGSEEFDPADSLIEYPSAFPIKVMGKQNPDLTSTLLAVVKQFDPTFDESTIETRASKGGNYVGLTFTITATSREQLDDLYRALSGHPMVSMVL
- a CDS encoding NADPH-dependent oxidoreductase — protein: MSSSPDTTRAFYSHPSDAHASNSLFSDSDSLFPDARAHLQRRYRELPDQLPADWNDTLDTLLSHRSVRSYLNQPLPKGALETAIAAAQSAPSSSNLQAWSVIAVTDTDRKARINAVSGSQRQISEAPLLLVWLADLSRLRGIADSRSHTADGLDYLETFLLAVIDAALAAQNAVTAFNSLGLGSCYIGAIRNNPTTVAAELGLPPEVFPVFGLTVGVPDPARATDVKPRLPQSSVLHREQYESSVRPDDLARYDSTLRDFQIEQSLPAIDWTQQLSQRIGTAAALKGRDRLGEVLKELGFKLK
- a CDS encoding RNA polymerase sigma factor, whose amino-acid sequence is MSDSPPEALLSTLIRHYDDLVDHVRRRFGDRHLARDVVQDVCVRLIETPPRKPIREPLAFLRHVSTHLAIDRCRVADYRVDRTALMAAGPHASETPATPDETAIAEQARAALLAAIQALPERCREVFILHALYEVPQTEIAKRLGISRTMVARHLARADEALQPLLSRSNSRP
- a CDS encoding FecR family protein produces the protein MTLPPPPPDDELARHADALRGLLPTPAQIYRRADRRRHARRAGGLLAACVAMALLLWIDPAVQTMHFATAIGERKNVSLPDGSQLVLNTGTRLDMAYSLRARRFTLHEGEAVFTVSHSPLRRFVVHTPQAQIEDIGTVFNVRSIAQKTRVSVVQGAVLVHGPAGDTRELQVGEALAVTRSAGPPQALGMPMSATADTAWREGKLVLDRMPLGELVDEIQRYRTAAIQLDDARLREIPLSGQFDIARIEGLIDLLPRLAPVRVQRRTDGSVVLEPAK